A region of Triplophysa dalaica isolate WHDGS20190420 chromosome 18, ASM1584641v1, whole genome shotgun sequence DNA encodes the following proteins:
- the LOC130406870 gene encoding GTPase IMAP family member 2-like encodes MTGDVRNTSELRILLLGNKAAGKSSSGNTILGKQEFTVKTAQCVKRCGEVEGRRVTVVEAPGWWRNYLIKDTPALHAEEIVLSMSLCPPGPHAVLIVVRLDSEINQKAIEERAVQLMGVHIWNHCILLFTHGDSLQDTSFEEYIKNKGRALEWVIANCMKRWHVFDNDTKKDNKQVIELLQKIDNMVAENNGQHFAMDRAVLLEIKSKRKAEEERVKERLVAVEKQEQDLLPHAGQIHSQLRIILVGHRYSG; translated from the exons ATGACTG GTGATGTGCGCAACACCTCAGAGTTAAGGATTTTACTGCTAGGCAATAAAGCAGCCGGCAAGAGCTCATCTGGAAACACCATCCTGGGCAAACAAGAGTTCACTGTTAAAACCGCTCAGTGTGTTAAAAGATGTGGAGAAGTTGAAGGAAGGAGGGTTACTGTGGTTGAAGCTCCAGGCTGGTGGAGAAATTACCTCATTAAGGACACACCAGCTTTACATGCAGAAGAAATTGTCCTCAGTATGTCTCTGTGTCCGCCAGGACCTCATGCAGTGCTGATAGTTGTGCGTCTGGACTCAGAAATTAACCAAAAAGCAATTGAGGAGCGTGCTGTTCAGCTTATGGGTGTGCATATTTGGAATCACTGTATATTGCTGTTTACCCATGGGGACAGTCTGCAGGACACAAGTTTTGAGgagtatattaaaaacaaaggaCGGGCTCTTGAATGGGTCATTGCCAACTGTATGAAAAGATGGCATGTTTTCGACAACGATACtaaaaaagacaacaaacagGTAATAGAGCTGCTACAGAAAATTGATAATATGGTGGCAGAAAACAATGGGCAACATTTTGCGATGGATCGTGCAGTTTTACTCGAAATAAAGTCGAAGAGAAAAGCAGAAGAGGAAAGGGTTAAAGAACGACTTGTGGCAGTAGAAAAACAGGAGCAGGACTTATTACCTCATGCAG GTCAAATACATTCACAGTTGAGAATCATTCTTGTAGGCCACAGATATTCAGGATAG
- the crybb2 gene encoding beta-crystallin B2, with protein sequence MATDHQIPATKQKQPATSAFKLVIYEQENFQGRCHELTGPCNNVQEAGLEKVGSILVLCGPWVGYEQPGCKGEQYVFEKGEYPRWDAWTNSRRSDCIFSFRPIKVDSQEHNIVLYENPSFAGKKIEIIDDDVPSFHAHGYHEKVSSVRVQIGTWVGYQYPGYRGYQYLFEKGEYKECSEFGAVLPQIQSVRRIRDMQWHQRGAFLPTN encoded by the exons ATGGCAACTGATCATCAGATCCCTGCAACCAAACAAAAGCAACCAGCGACCAGTGCATTCAAG TTGGTGATCTACGAACAGGAGAACTTCCAAGGCCGCTGTCATGAGCTGACTGGGCCCTGTAACAACGTCCAGGAGGCGGGCCTGGAGAAAGTGGGCTCAATACTCGTTCTGTGTGGACC GTGGGTGGGATATGAGCAGCCCGGCTGTAAGGGGGAGCAGTATGTGTTCGAGAAGGGTGAGTATCCTCGCTGGGATGCCTGGACCAACAGCAGACGCAGTGACTGCATCTTCTCCTTCCGCCCCATTAAAGTG GATAGCCAGGAACACAACATCGTGCTGTACGAGAACCCAAGCTTCGCTGGGAAGAAGATTGAGATCATAGATGATGATGTCCCCAGCTTTCACGCTCATGGATATCATGAGAAAGTTTCCTCAGTCCGTGTGCAGATTGGCAC CTGGGTGGGTTATCAGTACCCAGGATACAGAGGCTATCAGTACTTGTTTGAGAAAGGAGAGTATAAGGAGTGTTCTGAGTTCGGGGCTGTGCTGCCTCAGATCCAGTCAGTGAGGCGCATTCGTGACATGCAATGGCACCAAAGAGGAGCTTTTCTTCCCACTAACTGA
- the kazald3 gene encoding kazal-type serine peptidase inhibitor domain 3: MLMLVLFYVFLSIRAGDGFPSYKFDYMDEDLATFDYYKGADEFDERNGTEVCEACVPDLCPLARGCRAGLVKDSCGCCYECGNLEGQACDLGRRNVYYGLCGENLECQLERSEGVDEEEQEPQCVCLSQKILCGSDGQTYTNLCKFKEATFLNPGLKTTDGPCKTVPVIKVPPHNLVNVTGSSVAFLCEVFAFPMALVEWRKDGKEVVLPGDDPHISIQSRGGPQKYELSSWLQIEMASQMHSGTYRCIARNALGQVSATAILGVLPPDEMSAYLEQNKNAAMDYDQLQDYDRDYY, from the exons ATGTTAATGCTCGTGCTCTTTTATGTCTTCTTATCCATACGAGCTGGCGATGGTTTTCCCAGTTACAAATTTGACTACATGGATGAAGACTTAGCGACCTTCGACTATTATAAAGGTGCGGATGAGTTTGACGAGCGGAACGGGACGGAGGTGTGCGAGGCGTGCGTGCCGGACCTGTGTCCGCTCGCGCGGGGCTGTAGAGCGGGGCTGGTGAAGGACAGCTGCGGCTGCTGCTATGAGTGCGGGAATCTAGAGGGACAGGCATGTGACCTCGGACGGAGGAACGTCTATTATGGGCTGTGTGGAGAAAATTTGGAGTGCCAGCTGGAGAGGTCTGAAGGAGTCGACGAAGAGGAGCAAGAACcccagtgtgtttgtttgtctcagAAGATTCTGTGCGGGTCAGACGGACAAACATACACGAATCTCTGCAAGTTTAAAGAAGCGACTTTTTTAAACCCAGGACTCAAAACGACCGACGGGCCATGCAAAACGg TCCCCGTCATCAAGGTGCCACCACATAATCTGGTGAATGTGACGGGAAGCAGTGTTGCATTTCTGTGCGAGGTGTTTGCATTTCCCATGGCATTGGTGGAATGGAGGAAAGATGGAAAAGAGGTCGTTTTACCTGGCGATGATCCCCACATATCAATTCAG TCACGAGGGGGTCCTCAGAAGTATGAGCTCTCTAGTTGGCTGCAGATTGAAATGGCCAGTCAGATGCATTCTGGCACATACAGGTGCATCGCTCGAAATGCGCTCGGCCAAGTTTCAGCCACAGCAATTTTAGGGGTGTTGCCACCAG ATGAGATGTCTGCGTATTTGGAACAAAACAAGAATGCAGCGATGGACTATGACCAATTACAGGACTACGACAGGGATTATTACTAA